CAGTTCGCACAATCCAGCCCTCAATGATGTAGCCAGCGTGTTTGTGTGTGCGGTTAATTCTGACCAATCCCACGATTGTATCCACCGCATTGCTGCGCCTAGCCCAATGGCTTGTGATACTGGTGGTGTGCCAGCTTCAAAGCGATGTGGCGTGGTACGGTAAGTCGAATGTGTGCTGCTCACTGATTCCACCATACCGCCACCGCCGAATGCTGGAGGTAAGGAGTCCAGCAATTCTTTTTTCCCCCATAGCACTCCGATACCGGTGGGAGCATAACATTTGTGACCAGAAAATACATAAAAGTCTGCGCCGGACTGTAGCAACGTTGGCAATTTATGCGGCACATACTGGGCACCGTCTACAACCAGCCGAACGGTAAACGGTTTAACTGCCATTGTCAAAGCATCTAGCGCAGTGTGAGCTCCACTTGCGTTGGCAATGTGTGATACGGCTAGTATCTGCGGCTTTTTGTTGTCCGCACTTAGTGCTTCTACTACGCGTGTTGGTAACAAACGACCGTTTTTTTCTGCTGGTAGCCATCTTAAAGCAAACCCTTTTTGTGCTGCGGCCATTTGCCAAGGCACGATGTTGCTGTGATGATTATCTCTCGCCAACCATACCGAATCATCACTACCTAAATCGCGGCATAAACTGGTAGCGAGTAAATTAAGTGCTGCCGTAGCACCGCTAGTAAAGATGATTTCTTCTGCTTTAGTTTGGACCGCAGTGGCAATGTGACGGCGAGCTTCTTCGTAGTGTGCGGTGGCTTGTTCTGCCCAAGCATAAACGCCACGTCCGACGTTGCTGCGAATGCGTCCGTCATAATCGGCAACGGCATTAATCACTGTTTTCGGCATCAGAGAAGTAGCAGCGTTATCCAAATAATGAATAGAATTATTTAGCAAAGGAATATCTTTGCGAAAGCGCGCAGCTTCTGTCATTTGTCCGTTTCCAAAGCAGAAGGGGAATCAATGTCAAAGAGCACCCCCGCGCTGGCAGGAGCTTCAGTAATGACACTGTCGGCGAACAAAGCACGCGCGCCGGTGTCGCCTTGTAATTGCTCCAATGCGGCAAAGTGCTGCCGACCAATGAGAACCGGATTGCCACGCTTGCTATTGTGAGTGGGTACAACAATGTTGTTGCCATCAAAAGCGGCAATAACAGCAGCAATATCGTCTATGGTTACCGCTGGCATATCTCCCAGCACAACTAGCACGCCATCCACGTTTTTTGTGGCAGTGAGTGCTTGCAATCCACAGCGTAGCGAAGAAGCCATGCCTTGGGAAAAATCGGGATTATGAGTGACAAGTAAATTGCCAATGGCCGCTTGAACGGTGTCAACTTCATGGCCACAAACCGCCACAACCGTTTGAATTAATCCTGCCTCATGTGCGGCAATAAGTGTGTGTGCGGCATGACTGACCAG
This region of Candidatus Persebacteraceae bacterium Df01 genomic DNA includes:
- a CDS encoding aminotransferase class V-fold PLP-dependent enzyme, coding for MTEAARFRKDIPLLNNSIHYLDNAATSLMPKTVINAVADYDGRIRSNVGRGVYAWAEQATAHYEEARRHIATAVQTKAEEIIFTSGATAALNLLATSLCRDLGSDDSVWLARDNHHSNIVPWQMAAAQKGFALRWLPAEKNGRLLPTRVVEALSADNKKPQILAVSHIANASGAHTALDALTMAVKPFTVRLVVDGAQYVPHKLPTLLQSGADFYVFSGHKCYAPTGIGVLWGKKELLDSLPPAFGGGGMVESVSSTHSTYRTTPHRFEAGTPPVSQAIGLGAAMRWIQSWDWSELTAHTNTLATSLRAGLCELPGVRFLDEKQPNDAPIISFCVNNAHPHDICQILASHQVAARGGHHCAQPLMQHWDIDGSVRFSLAPYNTANDIDAAITGVTEALQLLQ